The Phoenix dactylifera cultivar Barhee BC4 chromosome 9, palm_55x_up_171113_PBpolish2nd_filt_p, whole genome shotgun sequence genome window below encodes:
- the LOC120112027 gene encoding putative germin-like protein 2-1, with amino-acid sequence MAARFLFLALLALASSHAIASDPSQLQDFCVADLKSDVLVNGFVCKDPKLAKAEDFFFSGLDKPRGTGNKLGSNVTQVNVNQIPGLNTLGISLARLDFAPYGVNPPHIHPRGTEILTVLEGTLHVGFVTSNNPNNQLFTKVLNKGDVFVFPQGLIHFQFNYGKTNAVAIAGLSSQNPGVITIANAVFGAKPPISDYVLAKAFQLDKKTVDWLQAQFWMDNNN; translated from the exons ATGGCTGCCCGTTTCCTCTTCCTTGCTCTCCTTGCTCTGGCTTCATCTCATGCCATTGCTTCTGATCCTAGTCAACTCCAGGACTTCTGTGTTGCTGATCTTAAATCAGATG TGCTTGTAAATGGGTTCGTCTGCAAGGACCCGAAGCTTGCCAAAGCCGAAGACTTCTTCTTCTCTGGCCTTGACAAGCCCCGCGGCACAGGGAACAAACTAGGGTCTAATGTGACTCAAGTCAACGTGAACCAAATTCCTGGGCTCAACACGCTTGGCATCTCGCTAGCTCGCCTGGACTTTGCACCCTATGGAGTCAACCCTCCTCACATCCACCCAAGGGGAACCGAGATCCTTACGGTGTTGGAAGGCACCCTCCATGTCGGCTTCGTCACATCTAATAACCCCAACAACCAGCTCTTCACTAAGGTCCTCAACAAGGGCGATGTGTTCGTATTTCCTCAAGGCCTCATCCATTTCCAATTCAACTATGGGAAGACAAATGCTGTTGCTATTGCCGGTCTCAGCAGTCAGAACCCTGGCGTGATCACCATAGCCAATGCAGTCTTTGGAGCGAAGCCACCAATCTCTGATTATGTTCTTGCCAAGGCCTTTCAATTGGACAAGAAGACCGTGGACTGGCTCCAGGCCCAATTCTGGATGGACAACAACAACTAG
- the LOC103699618 gene encoding putative germin-like protein 2-1: MAAHFLFLALLALASSHAIASDPSQLQDFCVADLESNVLVNGFVCKDPKLAKAEDFFFSGLDKPRDTGNKLGSNVTQVNVNQIPGLNTLGISLARLDFAPYGVNPPHIHPRGTEILTVLEGTLHVGFVTSNNPNNQLFTKVLNKGDVFVFPQGLIHFQFNYGKTNAVAIAALSSQNPGVITIANAVFGAKPPISDYVLAKAFQLDKKTVDWLQAQFWMDNNN; this comes from the exons ATGGCTGCCCATTTCCTCTTCCTTGCTCTCCTTGCTCTGGCTTCATCTCATGCCATTGCTTCTGATCCTAGTCAACTCCAGGACTTCTGTGTTGCTGATCTTGAATCAAATG TGCTTGTAAATGGGTTCGTCTGCAAGGACCCGAAGCTTGCCAAAGCCGAAGACTTCTTCTTCTCTGGCCTCGACAAGCCCCGCGACACAGGGAACAAACTAGGGTCTAATGTGACTCAAGTCAACGTGAACCAAATTCCTGGGCTCAACACCCTTGGCATCTCGCTGGCTCGCCTGGACTTTGCACCCTATGGAGTCAACCCTCCTCACATCCACCCAAGGGGAACCGAGATCCTTACGGTGTTGGAAGGCACTCTCCATGTCGGCTTCGTTACTTCTAATAACCCCAACAACCAGCTCTTCACTAAGGTCCTCAACAAGGGCGATGTGTTCGTATTTCCTCAAGGCCTCATCCATTTCCAATTCAACTATGGGAAGACAAATGCTGTCGCTATTGCCGCTCTAAGCAGCCAGAACCCTGGCGTGATCACCATAGCCAATGCAGTCTTTGGAGCGAAGCCACCAATCTCTGATTATGTTCTTGCCAAGGCCTTTCAATTGGACAAAAAGACTGTGGACTGGCTCCAGGCCCAATTCTGGATGGACAACAACAACTAG
- the LOC120112028 gene encoding uncharacterized protein LOC120112028: MEKIFPPGFFTIMVHLLIHLAAEAKLGGPVHYRWMYPIERFLMRLKDYVRNRAYPEGSIAEGYIAEECLTFCSRYLEGVETVFNRPQRNCDIIENADVYKFSSGGRVLGKVESVVLDQKSLAQAHRYVLLHSDIISESRRLVRLIEI, translated from the exons ATGGAAAAGATCTTTCCTCCTGgattttttactattatggttcatctactcattcacttagcggcggaagctaaacttggtggcccggttcactaccgatggatgtatcctattgagag gtTTCTTATGCGCTTAAAAGATTATGTACGCAATCGAGCCTATCCCGAGGGCTCGATTGCTGAAGGATATATTGCTGAGGAGTGTCTGACATTTTGTTCGAGATATcttgaaggtgttgaaacgGTTTTCAATCGACCTCAAAGGAATTGTGATATCATAGAGAATGCAGATGTTTACAAGTTCTCATCTGGCGGAAGAGTTTTGGGAAAAGTTGAAAGTGTTGTTCTTGACCAGAAATCGTTGGCACAGGCACATCGCTATGTCTTACTTCATAGTGATATAATATCCGAATCTCGCAGGTTAGTACGGTTAATTGAAATCTAA
- the LOC120112029 gene encoding putative germin-like protein 2-1, which produces MAARFLFLALLALASSHAIASDPSQLQDFCVADLKSDGVLVNGFVCKDPKLAKAEDFFFSGLDKPRDTGNKLGSNVTQVNVNQIPGLNTLGISLARLDFAPYGVNPPHIHPRGTEILTVLEGTLHVGFVTSNNPNNQLFTKVLNKGDVFVFPQGLIHFQFNYGKTNAVAIAGLSSQNPGVITIANAVFGAKPPISDYVLAKAFQLDKKTVDWLQAQFWMDNNN; this is translated from the exons ATGGCTGCCCGTTTCCTCTTCCTTGCTCTCCTTGCTCTGGCTTCATCTCATGCCATTGCTTCTGATCCTAGTCAACTCCAGGACTTCTGTGTTGCTGATCTTAAATCAGATGG GGTGCTTGTAAATGGGTTCGTCTGCAAGGACCCGAAGCTTGCCAAAGCCGAAGACTTCTTCTTCTCTGGCCTTGACAAGCCCCGCGACACAGGGAACAAACTAGGGTCTAATGTGACTCAAGTCAACGTGAACCAAATTCCTGGGCTCAACACGCTTGGCATCTCGCTAGCTCGCCTGGACTTTGCACCCTATGGAGTCAACCCTCCTCACATCCACCCAAGGGGAACCGAGATCCTTACGGTGTTGGAAGGCACCCTCCATGTCGGCTTCGTCACATCTAATAACCCCAACAACCAGCTCTTCACTAAGGTCCTCAACAAGGGCGATGTGTTCGTATTTCCTCAAGGCCTCATCCATTTCCAATTCAACTATGGGAAGACAAATGCTGTTGCTATTGCCGGTCTCAGCAGTCAGAACCCTGGCGTGATCACCATAGCCAATGCAGTCTTTGGAGCGAAGCCACCAATCTCTGATTATGTTCTTGCCAAGGCCTTTCAATTGGACAAGAAGACCGTGGACTGGCTCCAGGCCCAATTCTGGATGGACAACAACAACTAG